One part of the Desulfonema ishimotonii genome encodes these proteins:
- a CDS encoding ChaN family lipoprotein, whose product MKFHQKSPEVTVTDYRIYDAQGQPSDLAQMISAAAEADVVFIGEEHDDPVAHFLEKEILRELRTACGGDGNGGLSRPLVLSMEMFERDIQMVVDEYFGDLITERHFRSAVRPWWNYQTDYRPVVEFAREKKIPLVAANAPGRYVNRVSRLGPEALGDLSPTAAAWLPPAPWAEASDACRRKFRKFWDESAKQAEASRKKRPPESPPPPHGSGMEAFDFEHILSAQTLRDAAMADAIAHALERHPGGQILHICGKFHSAGGLGVPEHLARYRPGVRMLAVTISAEAHFPEFVPDEQNAGDFMIITNPALKRPPRTFGMGF is encoded by the coding sequence ATGAAATTTCACCAGAAGTCACCGGAAGTCACTGTCACGGATTACCGCATATATGATGCCCAGGGCCAGCCGTCAGATCTGGCGCAGATGATCAGCGCTGCGGCGGAGGCCGATGTGGTTTTTATCGGAGAGGAACATGACGATCCCGTGGCCCATTTTCTGGAAAAGGAGATACTCCGGGAGCTTCGCACCGCCTGCGGCGGAGACGGCAACGGCGGACTCAGCCGCCCCCTGGTGCTCTCAATGGAGATGTTTGAGCGGGACATTCAGATGGTCGTGGACGAATATTTCGGCGATCTGATCACGGAACGCCATTTCAGAAGTGCCGTCCGGCCCTGGTGGAATTATCAGACCGATTACCGTCCGGTGGTGGAATTTGCACGGGAAAAGAAGATTCCGCTGGTGGCGGCCAATGCGCCCGGACGGTATGTCAACCGCGTTTCCCGGCTGGGGCCGGAGGCCCTCGGAGATCTTTCGCCGACCGCCGCCGCATGGCTTCCCCCCGCGCCCTGGGCCGAGGCGTCGGATGCCTGTCGCAGGAAGTTCCGCAAATTCTGGGATGAATCCGCAAAACAGGCCGAGGCATCGCGGAAAAAACGCCCCCCGGAGTCCCCGCCCCCTCCCCACGGCTCCGGCATGGAAGCCTTTGATTTTGAGCATATCCTGAGTGCCCAGACCCTTCGGGACGCGGCAATGGCCGATGCCATCGCCCATGCGCTGGAGCGGCATCCGGGAGGACAGATTCTGCACATCTGCGGCAAATTCCACAGCGCAGGGGGGCTTGGCGTGCCGGAACATCTGGCGCGTTACCGGCCCGGTGTTCGGATGCTGGCCGTTACGATTTCAGCGGAGGCGCATTTCCCGGAGTTTGTCCCGGATGAGCAGAATGCCGGGGATTTTATGATCATCACCAACCCCGCCCTGAAACGCCCGCCCCGCACATTCGGGATGGGATTCTGA
- a CDS encoding AAA family ATPase yields the protein MDQSTLNHNIFLKFEKLRETLKSRIYDQDDAVDEVVDAFVHMVCKPQEAPPRALFTFLGPPAVGKAWLARLLGEVSDDIAGFRQFDMGQYTTPEDAARLLGQVTPDGVQEGEISIFLKKNPRAVMLFNEIEKAENPLQLAILELLTGTSDENGPDRSQVIVIFSTTLGSTMYQNREFMRTFGQNRMRAQTRIMEAVSKEQKVAFDLLQSAIDPKLLSVLSRNYIVLFNRLSLDAMVRISTESLAQFSDHFIRTAKIDLKYANLRALATLLTLSFAPQINIKQVRQKLPDMVLEKITRHVRESLNVPRQALFDVSEQAQAFLSEFCREPSDLLHRLLIRNETVELTWEDVIGDGDVVFRIEKAELHRFPQSRTVLPDDLPPLRFSDTGFEDIAGNASVKKTLREIITVLRSPDQVKQFTIDMPKGMLLYGAEGVGKTLMGRAFARESELPYLYVSGGELFDPDYIRQVYSKANAFAPCIVFLDEIDVKGLVDGVLTPIPADHLVSELEAISSGAEDFVFTIATAQDRNAIDPGLTASGRIDIFVEIPEFDREARRFFIEKILEKPHDGKIDVDKVVRYISGMSGYDLERIGRDSALYAIRNHLDCITEEILIEQINNIKYGHKLDKKQIRNIEEDLKKTACHEAAHAVLSYLLMPHVKIEQVTIAPRYETMGFVSYSAEDFAGNITRGEIVNNICVMLAGRTAQIREFGPEGVDSGAANDLEQATYLAYAAIAALGMDDEIGYVHVDTLCENVSKTLFRSALEARLSRWLADATARTGMLVEKHWKKIEYLAEILVSREIVDGAELDQIMKN from the coding sequence ATGGACCAGAGTACTTTGAATCACAACATCTTTCTGAAATTTGAAAAGCTCAGAGAAACTCTGAAATCGCGTATTTATGACCAGGATGACGCTGTTGACGAGGTGGTGGACGCCTTTGTTCACATGGTGTGCAAGCCTCAGGAAGCCCCGCCCAGAGCGCTTTTCACCTTTCTGGGGCCGCCGGCAGTGGGCAAGGCGTGGCTGGCGCGACTGCTGGGGGAGGTTTCGGACGACATTGCCGGGTTCAGGCAGTTTGACATGGGGCAGTACACCACGCCCGAAGATGCCGCCCGCCTGCTGGGGCAGGTCACGCCGGACGGGGTTCAGGAGGGAGAGATCTCGATTTTTCTGAAAAAAAATCCCCGCGCGGTGATGCTGTTTAACGAGATCGAAAAAGCGGAAAACCCCCTGCAACTTGCGATTCTGGAGCTGCTCACCGGCACATCTGATGAAAACGGGCCGGACCGCAGCCAGGTAATTGTGATTTTCAGCACGACTCTGGGCAGCACCATGTATCAGAACAGGGAATTTATGCGCACGTTCGGGCAGAACCGGATGCGGGCCCAGACCCGGATCATGGAGGCTGTCTCCAAAGAGCAGAAGGTGGCCTTCGACCTTCTCCAGAGCGCCATCGACCCCAAGCTGCTCTCGGTGCTGTCACGGAATTATATTGTTCTGTTCAACCGGCTGAGTCTGGATGCGATGGTGCGCATCAGTACGGAATCCCTGGCACAGTTTTCAGATCATTTCATCAGGACTGCAAAGATCGACCTGAAATATGCAAACCTCCGGGCGCTTGCCACGCTCCTGACCCTCTCCTTTGCCCCTCAGATCAACATCAAGCAGGTGCGGCAGAAGCTGCCGGATATGGTGCTGGAAAAGATTACCCGGCATGTCCGGGAATCCCTGAATGTTCCCCGGCAGGCCCTGTTTGACGTGTCGGAACAGGCGCAGGCGTTTCTGTCGGAATTCTGCCGGGAGCCATCGGATCTGCTGCACCGGCTTCTGATCCGAAATGAAACTGTTGAACTGACATGGGAGGACGTTATCGGAGACGGGGATGTTGTGTTCAGGATCGAAAAGGCGGAACTGCACCGGTTTCCCCAGTCCAGAACCGTTTTGCCGGACGATCTGCCGCCCCTCAGATTTTCGGATACCGGGTTTGAGGATATTGCAGGCAATGCCTCCGTCAAAAAGACGCTGAGGGAGATTATCACGGTTCTCAGAAGCCCGGATCAGGTAAAGCAGTTTACCATCGACATGCCCAAGGGAATGCTGCTCTATGGTGCGGAGGGGGTCGGCAAAACCCTTATGGGCAGGGCGTTTGCCAGGGAGTCGGAGCTGCCCTATCTCTATGTGTCGGGAGGTGAGCTGTTTGACCCGGACTACATCCGGCAGGTTTACAGCAAGGCCAACGCCTTTGCCCCCTGCATTGTCTTTCTGGATGAGATTGACGTAAAAGGGCTTGTAGACGGCGTGCTGACCCCCATTCCGGCGGATCATCTTGTATCGGAACTGGAGGCCATCTCATCCGGTGCAGAGGATTTTGTGTTCACCATTGCCACTGCCCAGGACCGGAACGCCATTGATCCGGGCCTCACCGCATCGGGGCGGATCGACATTTTTGTGGAGATCCCGGAGTTTGACCGGGAGGCCCGCCGGTTTTTCATTGAAAAAATCCTGGAAAAGCCCCATGATGGGAAGATTGATGTGGATAAGGTGGTGCGCTATATTTCGGGAATGAGCGGCTACGACCTGGAGCGGATCGGAAGGGATTCTGCCCTGTACGCCATCCGCAACCACCTTGACTGCATCACGGAAGAGATTCTCATTGAGCAGATCAACAACATCAAATACGGCCACAAGCTCGATAAGAAGCAGATCCGAAACATCGAGGAGGATCTGAAAAAGACGGCCTGTCACGAGGCCGCCCATGCGGTACTCTCCTATCTCCTCATGCCCCATGTGAAGATTGAGCAGGTGACCATCGCGCCCCGGTATGAAACCATGGGATTTGTGTCCTACAGCGCCGAGGATTTCGCAGGCAATATCACCAGGGGGGAGATCGTCAACAACATCTGCGTCATGCTCGCCGGGCGCACCGCCCAGATCCGGGAATTCGGGCCGGAAGGGGTGGACAGCGGCGCGGCTAACGATCTGGAACAGGCCACCTATCTGGCCTATGCCGCCATTGCGGCCCTGGGCATGGACGACGAAATCGGCTATGTCCATGTGGACACGCTCTGCGAAAATGTCAGCAAAACGCTCTTCCGCTCTGCCCTGGAGGCCCGGCTTTCCCGATGGCTTGCCGATGCGACCGCAAGGACCGGAATGCTGGTGGAGAAGCACTGGAAGAAGATCGAATATCTGGCCGAAATCCTGGTCAGCCGCGAGATTGTGGACGGTGCCGAGCTGGATCAGATTATGAAGAACTGA
- a CDS encoding lipocalin family protein, translated as MFEILKKTVPFILLLLSGCVALPENVVPVNGFRIDRYLGRWYEIARLDHSFERGLENVTAMYSYRQDGGIRVINRGFDPEKKEWKEAVGKAYFVGTPDIGRLKVSFFGPFYGGYNIIALDRENYAYALVCGPDKSYLWILAREPHLSEQVKSGLIRMAAALGFETDRLIHVRH; from the coding sequence GTGTTTGAAATCCTGAAAAAAACGGTCCCTTTTATTTTGCTTCTGCTGTCGGGCTGCGTGGCCCTTCCTGAAAATGTCGTGCCGGTAAACGGGTTTCGGATCGACCGGTATCTGGGGCGCTGGTACGAAATCGCCCGGCTGGACCATTCCTTTGAGAGAGGGCTTGAAAACGTAACCGCAATGTACAGTTACAGACAGGACGGCGGCATACGGGTGATCAATCGCGGGTTTGATCCTGAAAAAAAGGAGTGGAAAGAGGCCGTGGGCAAGGCGTATTTTGTCGGAACGCCTGACATCGGCCGGCTGAAGGTCTCTTTTTTCGGTCCTTTTTACGGCGGATATAATATTATCGCACTGGACAGGGAAAATTATGCCTACGCCCTTGTGTGCGGGCCGGACAAATCCTACCTGTGGATACTGGCAAGGGAGCCGCATTTGTCGGAACAGGTTAAATCCGGGCTGATCCGAATGGCAGCTGCGCTGGGATTTGAAACGGACAGACTGATTCATGTAAGACATTAG
- a CDS encoding acyl carrier protein: protein MDEARIRETVLGIIGEIAPEADLAHLDPAIMFREQFEFSSIDFLTFATRLQQDLKIEIPETECPELASLNGCLAYLKPR from the coding sequence ATGGATGAGGCAAGAATCAGGGAGACCGTTCTGGGCATTATCGGTGAGATCGCGCCTGAGGCGGATCTGGCACATCTGGATCCGGCCATTATGTTCCGGGAGCAGTTTGAATTCAGTTCCATCGATTTTCTGACCTTTGCCACCCGGCTTCAGCAGGATCTGAAAATCGAAATTCCGGAAACGGAGTGCCCGGAGCTGGCCTCTCTCAATGGCTGCCTCGCGTATCTGAAGCCGAGATAA
- a CDS encoding methyl-accepting chemotaxis protein, which translates to MKFKSLQMKMVTVFGLCLLITGGAMVGYGIVSAKNREAFVTGSATEFATAAAKEQILEKARAVSFEIDAEIEVALNAARTLADMLAGVKDETVNLGIDRDQIDGILRMALERNRTFLGTYTLWEPDALDGLDDVYAGTKGYDQTGRFITYWNRKADGAVAREAPVDYENHEKYDNGVRKGEYYLLPRERKKECVIAPYPYPVQGEIVWMTSLVAPIMANGTFYGIAGVDMCLDFIQSLADRVNGAFYGGAGQMAIVSYDGILAAVSGRPELVGKHFKAWGHKDWQKDMDSIRSGKENIILKDDQLDIHVPLSLGRSGTSWAVIIELPRDAMLARVYDLTQALKKRGQRDVLWQILVGMGVTLAVLVGIWFISKHIAEPITVIAETAIAVANGDFSRNIEIQQHDEIGKLADAFRHMKETIARVLNNMEMLTQGIQDGQLDIRGETGSFSGSWRELVAGMNSVVSAFAVPLGMTADHIDRIAKGDIPEKITDEYNGDFNTIRNNLNILTGNLRDVLRETDGLIRAVQEGRLDACGNADAFAGSWHELVAGMNSVVSAFVVPLGMTADHIDRIAKGDIPEKITDEYNGDFNTIRNNLNILTGNLRDVLRETDGLIRAVQEGRLDACGDADAFAGSWRELVAGMNGVVSAFAVPLGMTADHIDRIAKGDIPEKITDEYNGGFNVIRNNLNMLTDATNEVTLLAEEMAAGNLTTEVRERSAGDKLMQALNSMIRELRHVVAKVKTAADSMASGSQQMSSGSEKMSQGAAEQASAAEEASASMEQMAANIRQNADNAGATGRIALKSAGDAGESGKAVAETVTAMKEIARKILIIEDIAGQTDLLALNAAIEAARAGENGRGFAVVASEVRKLAERSKKAASEISELSASSVAVAERTGDMLENLVPAIQKTAELVQEISAASSEQDRGTEQINRAIQQLDTVIQQNASASGDMASTAGELAVQAGQLRSAIGFFRVDENSLKKKRAVEKISDTGNGTGDAPVSVNADRESKYHGYISMISAQADHMPSGSGTGISERHRKGNGEDTEFEKYR; encoded by the coding sequence ATGAAATTCAAATCGTTACAGATGAAGATGGTCACGGTTTTCGGGCTTTGCCTTTTAATAACCGGCGGGGCAATGGTGGGATACGGCATCGTTTCTGCCAAAAACAGGGAGGCGTTTGTCACAGGTTCGGCCACCGAATTTGCGACCGCCGCCGCAAAGGAGCAGATCCTTGAGAAAGCCAGAGCCGTATCATTTGAAATCGATGCAGAGATAGAAGTGGCTCTGAATGCAGCCCGGACTTTGGCGGACATGCTCGCCGGGGTCAAAGATGAAACGGTGAACCTCGGCATTGACAGGGATCAGATCGACGGCATTCTCCGGATGGCGTTGGAGAGAAACAGGACTTTTCTGGGAACCTATACGCTCTGGGAGCCCGATGCCCTGGACGGTCTGGACGACGTGTATGCGGGAACCAAAGGGTATGACCAGACCGGCAGATTCATCACCTACTGGAATCGGAAAGCGGACGGAGCCGTCGCGAGGGAAGCGCCTGTGGATTATGAAAATCATGAAAAATACGATAACGGGGTCCGCAAAGGCGAGTATTATCTGCTTCCCCGTGAGCGAAAAAAAGAGTGTGTGATCGCCCCCTATCCCTACCCGGTTCAGGGCGAGATCGTCTGGATGACCTCACTGGTCGCCCCCATCATGGCAAATGGCACCTTTTACGGAATTGCGGGCGTCGATATGTGTCTCGATTTCATCCAGTCTCTGGCAGACCGGGTCAACGGGGCGTTTTACGGCGGTGCGGGCCAGATGGCGATCGTGAGTTACGACGGTATTCTGGCGGCAGTGAGCGGCAGGCCTGAACTGGTGGGGAAGCACTTTAAAGCCTGGGGGCATAAAGACTGGCAGAAAGATATGGATAGCATCCGTTCAGGCAAAGAAAATATCATTTTAAAGGATGACCAGCTCGATATACATGTCCCCCTCAGTCTGGGCAGAAGCGGCACGTCCTGGGCTGTGATTATCGAACTTCCCAGAGATGCCATGCTGGCAAGGGTTTATGATTTGACGCAGGCGCTAAAAAAGCGGGGACAACGGGATGTGTTGTGGCAGATCCTGGTGGGCATGGGCGTCACCCTTGCGGTTCTTGTGGGAATCTGGTTTATCTCAAAGCACATTGCAGAACCCATCACAGTTATCGCTGAAACGGCGATAGCCGTTGCAAACGGTGATTTCAGCCGGAACATTGAAATTCAGCAGCATGACGAAATCGGTAAGCTGGCCGATGCCTTTCGGCATATGAAGGAGACGATCGCCCGGGTTTTAAATAACATGGAGATGCTGACACAGGGAATTCAGGACGGCCAACTCGATATCCGGGGGGAAACCGGAAGTTTTTCCGGAAGCTGGCGTGAACTCGTCGCGGGCATGAACAGTGTGGTCAGTGCCTTTGCGGTTCCCCTCGGTATGACGGCTGACCATATTGACCGGATCGCAAAGGGCGATATCCCTGAAAAAATCACCGATGAGTACAACGGCGACTTCAACACCATCAGAAATAATCTGAATATACTGACAGGCAATCTCCGGGACGTGCTGAGAGAGACGGACGGGCTGATTCGGGCGGTTCAGGAGGGCAGGCTCGACGCCTGCGGCAATGCGGATGCCTTTGCCGGAAGCTGGCATGAACTGGTCGCGGGCATGAACAGTGTGGTCAGTGCCTTTGTGGTTCCCCTCGGTATGACGGCTGACCATATTGACCGGATCGCAAAGGGCGATATCCCTGAAAAAATCACCGATGAGTACAACGGCGACTTCAACACCATCAGAAATAATCTGAATATACTGACAGGCAATCTCCGGGACGTGCTGAGAGAGACGGACGGGCTGATTCGGGCGGTTCAGGAGGGCAGGCTCGACGCCTGCGGCGATGCGGATGCCTTTGCCGGAAGCTGGCGTGAACTGGTCGCGGGCATGAACGGTGTGGTCAGTGCCTTTGCGGTTCCCCTCGGTATGACGGCTGACCATATTGACCGGATCGCAAAGGGCGATATCCCTGAAAAAATCACCGATGAGTACAACGGCGGCTTCAACGTGATCAGAAACAACCTGAATATGCTCACAGACGCGACAAACGAAGTGACGCTGCTTGCTGAAGAGATGGCTGCCGGAAACCTGACCACGGAGGTCAGAGAACGTTCCGCCGGGGACAAGCTGATGCAGGCATTAAATTCGATGATCAGAGAACTCCGGCACGTTGTGGCAAAGGTGAAAACCGCTGCGGACAGTATGGCTTCCGGCAGTCAGCAGATGAGTTCCGGTTCGGAGAAGATGTCCCAGGGCGCTGCCGAACAGGCTTCGGCGGCAGAGGAGGCGTCGGCCTCCATGGAACAGATGGCGGCCAACATCAGACAGAATGCGGACAACGCCGGGGCCACCGGCAGGATCGCATTGAAATCCGCCGGGGATGCCGGAGAGAGCGGCAAAGCGGTCGCCGAGACGGTGACGGCCATGAAAGAGATCGCCCGGAAAATTCTGATCATCGAGGATATTGCCGGACAGACGGACCTGCTGGCCCTGAACGCGGCCATCGAGGCGGCCCGGGCCGGAGAGAACGGCAGGGGCTTTGCCGTGGTGGCCTCCGAGGTCCGCAAGCTGGCCGAACGGAGTAAGAAAGCCGCGTCCGAGATCAGCGAACTGTCCGCCTCCAGCGTGGCGGTCGCGGAGAGAACGGGCGATATGCTGGAGAATCTTGTACCGGCTATTCAGAAGACAGCGGAGCTGGTTCAGGAGATCAGTGCTGCGAGCAGTGAGCAGGACCGGGGCACGGAGCAGATCAACAGGGCGATTCAGCAGCTGGACACGGTGATCCAGCAGAACGCCTCCGCATCCGGGGATATGGCTTCAACCGCCGGAGAACTGGCGGTTCAGGCCGGGCAGCTCCGCAGTGCCATCGGTTTTTTCAGGGTTGATGAGAACTCTTTGAAAAAAAAGAGGGCCGTTGAAAAGATCTCCGACACCGGAAACGGGACAGGGGATGCCCCCGTATCGGTCAACGCCGACCGTGAAAGTAAATATCACGGCTATATCAGCATGATCAGCGCACAGGCGGACCACATGCCTTCCGGCAGCGGAACCGGCATCAGTGAAAGACACCGGAAGGGAAACGGTGAGGACACCGAGTTTGAAAAATACCGGTAA
- a CDS encoding methyl-accepting chemotaxis protein, translating into MIRLKNIRLKPKLTFLFLAVGLLPLILTGLLSWKFASDALTAKSYAHLEAVREIKKARIEKYFDECRDDTDVLVGTTEMFRKAAFEKLKTVQELKRAQVEAFFAKARADILVLSKSEDALKMYTRLMKYHNETEAGADEAYDVSTDAYKTIYDKYGSVLTNYAETYGYYDLFLICAPHGHVMFTAAREKDMGTNLGHGPYRDEGLARLWRRVVRTEAVAIEDFSPYSPSNGQQTAFIGAPIYDHSDTLMGLVALQIPTGPLNTIVLRRQGMGETGETYLVGKHEGKTAYRSDRMIKEGRIGTAKAGSEISRALGGDAGQEVKTGSTGDLEIVSYDPLKIPGLDWAIISTIKFEEAIAPGEESEQDDFFTKYVRKHGYRDLFLIHPRGRIFYSAKHEKDYNTNIISGQYDKSGLGKLVRQVSQTRQFGLADFAPYAPSNNEPAAFIAQPVIHNGQMQFIVALQVSIESVSRIMHERTGMGRSGETYLVGPDNLMRSDALHDPANRSVRASFANPDRGSVDTEAVRTALSGSPGSGIITGYKGNSVLSAFTPLKAGDMTWALLAEIDEAEVMEPINRLMLFLLGAGLLIGLFVVPFAFFIAKSIAVPLVRGVRFTRSLAAGDFDADIDIEQKDEAGILANALKDMKGHISRVLKETDDLSRAIRQGRLDTRGNAETFSGTWRELVAGVNDVIDAFVTPINMTAETIDRIAKGDIPEKITEAYQGDFNTIRDNLNLLIEAMNEVTLLAEGIAEGSLDKEVRERSEADKLVRALNYMKGRISDILREMHALIRAVREGSLNTRGNADEFSGTWKELVAGVNDLIDAFVTPINMTAAALERISEGDIPEKISESYQGDFDTIRNNLNLLIDAMNDITHLAGEMSEGNLSIEIRERSAQDKLMRALDLMIKKLNRVVADVKIAADNVGSGSQQMSAGAEEMSQGAAEQASAAEEASASMEQMAANIRQNADNAAQTDKIALKSAGDAGESGKAVAETVAAMREIARTISFIREIAGQTDLLALNAAIEAARAGENGRGFAVVASEVRKLAERSKKAASEIGELSVSSVALAEKTGDMLEHLVPDIRKTAELVQEISAASSEQDRGAEQVNKAIQQLDTVIQQNTSASEEMASTAEELAVQAGQLRSAVGFFRIDGNSLKIKRDIENAGTAEKGADTGSGTETGDTPAPVNTDRESRYHSHISMISAQADHMPSGSGTGISERHRKGNGEDTEFEKYR; encoded by the coding sequence ATGATCAGGCTTAAGAACATCAGATTAAAACCCAAATTAACATTTCTGTTTCTGGCCGTGGGCCTTCTCCCCCTTATTCTCACCGGGCTGCTGAGCTGGAAATTTGCCTCAGACGCGCTCACCGCCAAGTCATATGCCCATCTTGAGGCCGTGCGGGAGATCAAAAAGGCCCGGATCGAGAAATATTTTGATGAATGCAGAGATGATACGGACGTTCTGGTCGGGACAACCGAAATGTTCCGGAAGGCCGCCTTTGAGAAGCTGAAAACCGTCCAGGAACTCAAAAGAGCTCAGGTGGAAGCGTTTTTCGCAAAGGCACGGGCCGATATCCTTGTGCTGTCAAAAAGTGAGGATGCTCTGAAAATGTACACCCGGCTTATGAAATACCACAATGAGACAGAGGCCGGCGCAGATGAAGCGTATGATGTGTCAACAGATGCCTATAAAACCATTTATGACAAGTACGGCAGCGTCTTGACGAATTATGCGGAGACCTACGGCTATTATGATCTGTTTCTGATCTGCGCCCCCCACGGTCATGTGATGTTCACCGCAGCCCGGGAAAAAGATATGGGAACGAATCTGGGCCACGGACCGTACCGGGACGAAGGGCTGGCGCGCCTCTGGCGCCGGGTGGTCAGAACAGAGGCCGTGGCCATCGAAGACTTTTCCCCCTATTCCCCCAGCAACGGCCAGCAGACCGCCTTTATCGGCGCGCCCATCTACGATCATTCGGATACTCTCATGGGCCTGGTCGCGTTACAGATTCCCACCGGTCCCCTCAATACCATTGTTCTGCGGCGTCAGGGCATGGGCGAAACCGGGGAAACCTATCTGGTGGGAAAGCATGAGGGAAAGACCGCCTACCGGAGCGACCGGATGATTAAAGAGGGCCGGATCGGCACTGCAAAGGCCGGATCGGAGATCAGCCGGGCACTGGGCGGTGACGCAGGCCAGGAGGTCAAAACCGGCAGCACCGGCGACTTGGAGATCGTCAGTTATGATCCGCTGAAGATCCCCGGACTGGACTGGGCCATTATCAGCACCATAAAATTCGAGGAAGCCATTGCGCCCGGGGAAGAAAGTGAGCAGGATGATTTCTTTACAAAGTATGTCCGAAAACATGGGTATCGTGACCTGTTTCTGATCCATCCCCGGGGCAGAATCTTTTATTCCGCAAAGCATGAAAAAGATTACAACACGAACATCATCAGCGGCCAGTATGACAAATCAGGGCTCGGCAAACTGGTCAGACAGGTGTCACAGACCCGGCAGTTCGGCTTGGCCGATTTTGCCCCCTATGCCCCCAGCAACAACGAGCCTGCGGCCTTTATTGCACAACCGGTGATTCATAACGGCCAGATGCAGTTCATTGTGGCCCTTCAGGTTTCCATCGAATCCGTCAGCCGCATCATGCACGAACGGACCGGCATGGGCAGGAGCGGGGAGACCTATCTCGTGGGACCGGACAATCTCATGCGGTCCGATGCCCTTCATGACCCTGCCAACCGTTCGGTAAGGGCCTCCTTTGCCAACCCGGACCGGGGAAGTGTCGATACCGAGGCCGTCAGAACAGCCCTTTCCGGCAGTCCGGGCAGCGGAATCATCACAGGCTACAAGGGAAATTCGGTCCTTTCGGCCTTTACGCCCCTGAAGGCCGGGGATATGACATGGGCGCTGCTGGCCGAGATCGACGAAGCCGAAGTCATGGAGCCGATAAACCGTCTGATGCTCTTCCTTCTGGGAGCGGGGCTGCTCATCGGACTCTTTGTCGTGCCGTTTGCCTTCTTCATCGCAAAAAGTATTGCCGTTCCCCTGGTCAGGGGGGTCAGATTCACCAGATCCCTGGCCGCGGGCGACTTTGACGCCGACATCGATATTGAGCAGAAGGACGAGGCGGGCATCCTGGCAAATGCCCTGAAAGACATGAAAGGCCATATCAGCCGGGTCCTGAAGGAAACAGATGATCTGAGCCGGGCGATCCGGCAGGGCAGACTTGATACCCGCGGCAACGCAGAGACCTTTTCCGGGACCTGGCGGGAACTCGTCGCAGGCGTGAACGACGTGATTGACGCCTTTGTGACACCGATAAATATGACAGCAGAGACCATTGACCGAATTGCCAAAGGCGACATCCCGGAAAAAATCACCGAGGCGTACCAGGGCGACTTCAACACGATCAGAGACAATCTGAACCTCCTGATCGAGGCCATGAATGAGGTGACACTGCTTGCGGAGGGGATTGCCGAAGGCAGCCTGGACAAAGAGGTCAGAGAGCGTTCCGAGGCGGACAAACTGGTCCGGGCCCTGAATTATATGAAAGGCAGGATAAGTGATATCCTGCGGGAGATGCATGCGCTGATCCGGGCGGTCCGGGAAGGCAGCCTGAATACCCGCGGCAATGCGGATGAATTTTCCGGCACCTGGAAGGAGCTCGTTGCGGGCGTGAACGACCTGATTGACGCCTTTGTGACACCCATAAATATGACAGCAGCGGCCCTTGAGCGGATATCCGAGGGCGACATCCCGGAGAAGATCAGCGAGTCGTACCAGGGCGACTTTGACACGATCAGAAACAATCTGAACCTGCTGATCGACGCGATGAATGACATCACGCACCTTGCCGGGGAGATGTCCGAAGGGAACCTTTCGATCGAGATCAGGGAACGTTCGGCACAGGATAAACTGATGCGGGCACTGGACCTGATGATAAAAAAGCTGAACAGGGTCGTCGCCGATGTGAAAATAGCGGCGGACAACGTCGGTTCCGGGAGTCAGCAGATGAGCGCCGGTGCGGAAGAAATGTCCCAGGGCGCTGCCGAGCAGGCTTCGGCGGCGGAAGAGGCGTCGGCCTCCATGGAACAGATGGCGGCCAACATCAGGCAGAATGCGGACAACGCCGCGCAGACCGACAAGATCGCACTGAAGTCCGCCGGGGATGCCGGAGAGAGCGGCAAAGCGGTGGCCGAGACAGTGGCCGCCATGAGAGAGATCGCCCGAACAATATCCTTTATCCGGGAAATCGCAGGGCAGACGGACCTGCTGGCCCTGAACGCGGCCATCGAGGCGGCCCGGGCCGGTGAGAACGGCAGGGGGTTTGCGGTGGTGGCCTCCGAGGTCCGCAAGCTGGCCGAACGGAGCAAGAAAGCCGCGTCCGAGATCGGAGAACTCTCCGTTTCCAGCGTGGCGCTTGCGGAGAAAACGGGCGATATGCTGGAGCATCTTGTACCGGACATTCGGAAGACAGCGGAACTGGTTCAGGAGATCAGCGCGGCGAGCAGTGAGCAGGACCGGGGGGCCGAACAGGTCAACAAGGCGATTCAGCAGTTGGACACGGTTATCCAGCAGAACACCTCCGCATCCGAGGAGATGGCGTCGACCGCCGAGGAACTGGCGGTTCAGGCCGGGCAGCTCCGGAGCGCCGTCGGTTTTTTCAGGATTGACGGTAATTCTTTGAAAATAAAGAGGGATATTGAAAATGCGGGGACTGCGGAAAAGGGCGCCGACACCGGAAGCGGGACAGAGACGGGGGATACCCCGGCACCGGTCAACACCGATCGTGAAAGTAGATATCACAGCCATATCAGCATGATCAGCGCACAGGCGGACCACATGCCTTCCGGCAGCGGAACCGGCATCAGTGAAAGACACCGGAAGGGAAACGGTGAGGACACCGAGTTTGAAAAATACCGGTAA